gcaCAAGTagcaaaaggaaatataaatttgactatatcaaaatttaaaacttttgtgctgcaaaaaataccatttaaaaagtgaaactacagggtttccctggtggcgcagtggttgagaaactgcctgctaatgcaggggacacgggttcgagctctggtctgggaggatcccacatgccacggagcaactaggcctgcgagccacaactactgagcctgcgcgtctggagcctgtgctccgcaacaagagaggttgcgatagtgagaggcccatgcgccacgatgaagagtagcccccacttgccacaactagagaaagccctcgcacagaaatgaagacacaacacagcaaaaataaataagtaaattaataaactcctacccccaacatcttctttaaaaaaaaagtgaaaatacaactgataaaatggaagaaaatattttcaaattatgtatCTAATAAGGaactagtatccaaaatatataaagaagtcttacaactcaataataaaaaggcaaataacctaATTTTAAAGTTGTAaaggatctaaatagactttcCTTCatagatgatatacaaatggcaaatagacacatgaaaaggtgcttgaCATCTAGGGGGAAAGTAAAATGGTTCACTcctttggagaacagtttggaagtCCCTCAAAAAGTTAtacataaagttaccatatgacccagcaattctgctcctaggtatacacccaagagaatttaaaacatatgtccacatgtacatatacaacagcattatttctaatagccaaaaagtgaaaacaacccaaatgtccatcaactaatgaatgtataaacaaaatgtggtatatccacataatggaatattattcagccataagcaGTAATAATGTACtggtacatgctacaatatggatgaactttgaaaacattatgttaaatgaaaggatacatattgtatgattataTCAAGTATCCAGAATAGAAAAATCCATAGAGACATGACACAGATTAGTGCTTGCTAGGAGTTAGGGGAGAGACATAGGGTTTCCTTCTGGGGTAATGaaattctggaactagatagtgtgATGGTTGTCAGactttatgaatatactaaaaccactgatttgtacactttaaaataaacattaaataatagTGATAACACAAAATGCCTACAAGGTTTCACAGAAACTCATATATTTCTGGTGGCTGTATgaaatgatacagccactctggaaaaaagtggggagtttcttataaaactgaatACAGCACAGCAGTTTCATTCCTGGGCATTTatgccagagaaatgaaaacttatgttcaaaCAAAAACCTACTAATGAATGTTTATAGGAGCTttgtttgtaatagccaaaaactggagaGGTGCTTGACCTGTTTAAGAACAagaggtgaatggttaaacaaaccatGGAgtgctactcagcaataaaaaggaattaatggggctccctggtggcgcagtggttgagagtccgcctgccgatgcaggagacgagggttcgtgccccggtccgggaagatcccacatgccgcggagcggctaggcccgtgagccatggccactgagcctgcgcgtccagagcctgtgctccgcaacaggagaggccacaacagtgagaggcccgcgtaccacaaaaaaaaaaaaaaaaggaattaatgatacatgcaacaaccttGATAAATCTCTGGAGAattgagtgaaaaaagtcaaTCCCAAAAGATTATGTACtgtttgattctatttatataacgttcttaaaatgacaaaattatccAAATGGAGAAAAGAGTAGTGGTTAGGGAGAGGTGAAGGCAGGACGaaagtgggtgtggctataaagTGACTGTATGGGCAATATGAGGGATCATTGtgttgatggaaatattctgtatcttgtaTCAATATTTGTATCTTAGTTGTGATACTGTACTATAGTTTTTAAAGATATTACCGTAAGTGATATGAGTAAGGAATACATTAACTAggtttctttgtattatttcttacaactgcatgtttATTTATACTTATCAAAAAATaagaagtttaattaaaaaataataggtcACAACAATGAGACTACtacacacacctattagaatggtaaaaatccagaacactgacaacaccaaatgctggtgaggatgtggagaaacagaaacactcattcactgctggtgggaatgcaaaatggtacagacactttggaagacagtttgttaGCTTCCATagaactaaacatactcttaccatatgatccagcagttgtgctccctggtatttacccaaaggaactgaaaacttGTGTCCACACAAACACTTGCATGTGGATGTTTACataaactttattcataattgccaaaacttggaggcAACCAAAATGTTCAATAGGCAAATGAATAAACTGGgatacattcagacaatggaatattatacagagCTAAAtgtaaatgagctatcaaaccatgaaaagacatggaagaaccttaaatgcatactaCTAAGTGACacaagccaatctgaaaaggctacaagCTATATGATTCCAATATGACatcctgaaaaaggcaaaactacggaGAAGGtaaaaaagatcaatggttgccagggattagggggagggatgaataggcagaacacagaggataTTTAGGGCACTGAAACTACTCTTTATGATACTATACACTTACCCAAACACAGAGAATGcacaataccaagagtgaactcaAATGTCAACTGTGGATTTTGGGTTATAATGATGTGTCAAAGTaggctcatcaattgtaacaaatgttcccactctggtgggggacacTGATATGGAGGAGGCTATGCCTGTATGGGGATAGGTGATATAAGGGAAATCTCTATCTTCTGTTTAATTTtgcctaaaactgctctgaaaaatagTCTGATTTTCAAAAGGTAAAACCATTAAAACACTATAATAGAACAGGGGAATTTTGTAAAATCTCAGAGAGGGAAAGGCAAGACACAAAACATAAAGACACCCaaagaaaaaatgtgtaaatttgatttataaatgttttaaatttctacaTGGAAACaccaaaatacaaataataaactaGACAAAATATCTGTAAAACTATGACACAAAATaccaattttcttattttataaacagGTTGTATGCATCACTAAGAAAGAGCAAACGagtagagaaatagaaatgaatagATCATTTctacagataaaaatataaagatgtcCAACTCATAATTAAGAAATATACACTAAAACAACAACTAGCTAGCATTTTTCATCAATCAGATTGGCCAAatgtaaaagttttttaaagtatcgccaaatgtaaaacttttttaaagtatctcACTTTCAAAGTGTGAAAAAACTGGCACAACTGAAAatgtatgtctacacaaaaacatgcacacagatatttatagcagctttattcataactgtcaAATCTTGGAAGCAACCacgatgtccttcaataggtgaattgataaactatggtacatctgtacaatggaatgcTATCTAGTACTAAAAGACATGAGCTGTCAAGcaacaaaaagacatggagggatcttaaatgcatgttgctaagtgaaagaagccaatctgaaatggTTATATACCATATGATTCTAACTAtctcacattctggaaaaggcaaaagtatagagacagtaaaaatatcCGTGTTGCCAtgggctggaggggtgggggagagagagatgaataaGTGGAGCACAGGGCCTTTTAAGGACAGTGAAACCATTGTGTATGATATTGTAATGGTGAATacatgtcattttacatttgtcaaaactgatagaatgtacaacacaaagagtaaaacttaatgtaaactatggacttcagtaATGATAATGTATCAACATTGGTTCACCAATTGTAACAAAGGTACCACACTAACACAAGATataaataataggggaaactatgggggaagagagggaggtatgtgggaactctgttctttttaatttttctgcaaGCCTACAACTGCTCTAACAGAATAAAgatctaacttttaaaaactggGCACCATTGGAGGATTCTATGAACAAATTGTTTTGAAAACTGTTAAACACAGAGAAAGATTCAAGCATTTGATACCTTTCCAATAcacactggaccactggggactCAAACAATATATGGGAGGAACTTTCTCTTTATAGACATATTCCAGCTAATAAAGGAAGGAATGATATCCCCTTCTTGTAACACTTGATCAATTTATCTACGTAATAATCATCAAAGGCTACTAATAATACAAAAAGAAACATACCAGATTGAAGAATACATCAATAtcttaacaaaaaacaaaaacaaacaaaaaaaccaacctgACCCTGATAAAGCCTCTCTAGAGTCAACTACCAACTTACTGAAAACATACTAAATGGCACTATGGGGATATAATAAGCAAAATCTGTGCTGTGTAAAACCATAGGTCCAATGACCAATTTCTTTGACAAATAaatttcaaggggaaaaaaagaggtgcAGTTTAAAAGAGACTTAACAAGTCAAATCAACCAATCTCAACGTGTAAACTTCATTTGGATTTATTTAGTTTGCTTCACTCAAACAAactaaattttttatattattagaCAATCAGAAATATGAACATTAACTAGATTTGATGatttaaagaattattaaatttttatgtgtGATATTATGgtagtggttttttaaaaagcttatagAGCTTCACACTGTTATACttacagatgaaatgaaaaaGTATCTGGCATTTAATccaacataaaatagaaaagagggaaagcGGTTTAGGTGAAATAAGACTGGTCATTACTAGGTAATTGTTGAAACTGGATGATGGGTACATGGGTTTATTAATCTGTTTATTTtgcatatgtttgaaattttccatagtaaaattattttttaaaaataagcaacaggggcttccctggtggcgcagtggttgagagtccgcctgccgatgcaggggacacgggttcatgccccggtccgggaggatcccacatgccgcagagcggctggccccgtgagccatggctgcggggcctgcgcgtccggagcctgtgctctgcaacgggagaggccacaaaagtgagaggcccgcgtaccacacacaaaaaaaagcaacAGTAGTAAACGGTAAAAGTGTTATTATGAAACAAAACCTTTGTAGTCCTTTTTGTAATATAGCTAATTGTGTGTGAATTATTTTTGATCCCTGCTACTCCCTCAGTCACCATATCCATTCAATCACCAAATCTTGTTGATTCTACCTCTTAACTTCCACTTCCTTCCATCTTAGTCCAAGCTAAATTTGGCCTGTGCACAGTACACTTCAACTTTTGCCTACTTTCAAAACCGTAGCcagagtgggttttttttttttttaacacaaatttGATCATACCTAGCCTTTGCTTAAAATCTACTAATGGCTTCTCATTGATCATGGGATAAAGGCTAAAATCTTTAATATGCAATTTGAGGCCTTGCAAGATCTATTCCAACCCTGTGTACCTTACCAGCTCCATCTTAAGATGCTCTCCATTGCCCTTCTATACTCCAGCTACTTCTTGAACTTGCCATACTCATTCTCAACTCAGAGCACTCACACGTgctgttctctctttctggaatgcTCCCTTCTCCCTTACACACAccctcatccttcagatctcactTTAAATGCTACTTTCTCAGGATACCTTTCCCATTATTCTTGGTCTTGGTGAGGTCAAATTTCTCATACTTTTATAACAAccgaaatttaaaaattgttgaagTTATGTCTGTCTTTGCTTCTATACGATTTCAAAGAGAGAATGAACTAAGTATCCCCAAATCCAGCATTTTGTCCTGCACATAGTAaaaggtcaataaatatttattaaactataAATGACTGACTtgataactgaataaataaatgaatttaaatataataCCAGTCAAATCATGAAACACAATTACCTGTACCATAATTACAATATTACAGTTAACCTAAATGGTGTTAGTCATACTCCCAAATAAAAGATTTGCAAAGCttcagtgtatatgtatataaacaaacaaaaagagaaaataagtgaGAATGATTTCATTACAAATCCCAGTTACAGTCCCTCACTGATACTCCAAAAGTAACAACAAAGGAACAGGGATGTATCTTAATTATCATCCACCTTTCAAAGGAGGcacatatatattcaaataaaagTAGTTCTGATACATACTCCAACTATGCTATTCAGATAGAAAACTCAGATCCTCTGAAAGAGTAATAAAGACCACATAtcctaaaattttacatttatatgcaATTATTTAAAACCAGTGACATATACAGACTGCACAAGTCTCTTAAGTCTTATAAAATGGATGAATTTACTAACCTATTCAAGTAAAATCAAAGCTTAAACATTTTATGGATTAGatctttataacttttaaaattaatgagaaaaaactacaaactcctgaaccaaaattttattttaaattgtatatgtcATAATACATGACATATAAAGATGTTAGCACATTGAACtacaatagaaaatatttttatacaactttttttttttgcggagcacaggctccggatgcgcaggctcagcggccatggctcatgggcccagccgctccgcggcatgtgggatcttcccagactggggcacgaacccgtgttccctgcatcggcaggcggactcttaaccactgtgccaccagggaagccctttatacAACTTTTGAATCACTAATATGCTTATTTCCCCTGTGAATGAATGCACAGTTAGCTTAGATCAACTTTGTCATGAATATCAAgtagttttaaaagttttatattatTGTTTAATAACTTCCTAATGAGGTTTTGAGTTTCTCCTTGACttacatataatatatttttttaatatattgaataCTGCAGTAGCTTTTCCTCTCATCTCTGGTGGAACATATTTAATATCTAAATATTCAGGTAATTTAGATCTAGAATTATACAGCATGTTAATAACAGTTTCAGTGTCATCAACTCCATCACTGCTTTGTCCTAGTGGTAACATCAGggatttatacattttttctaatttatgttctgctgctgctgctagaGCAAGGCTTCGTTTTAGGTATTCTTTAGAGGCTCGAATGTCTGCTCTATATTCTGGCTTGAAACTCTCAGGAAGAGGTACCTGTTGCCCCTGTGAACCAGTATCTGCAATTTTTTTCGAAATGTCTTCATTATACAAATTGTGTGGTTCAGGATTTTCCATCTCATAGTTGCCTGAGAGCTGAGGAACATCTTCTTCTGTGGCAGTATCCAAGTCAGTGTTCTTACTTAAAGAGGTGACACCTTGACTTGTAAATGATTCAGTAACACTTGGCAATTGCCTTGGTGCCTCAGTTTGATTTACAGttggctctggctctggctcttctttctcaatataaggttcttttgcatgtaaaacaacagaaatgttatTTGGTTTAATTGACCAGAAAGCTGTACTTTTagtatgttttttcttctctatttccaGTGTGAAGCCCCTAGTAGGGAAAGTTGTAGTTTCTTCACTGACAGGATTGattaaaacatcattctcagCTGGAGCTTCATCATGTGTAAACTTTACCTCCTTACATTTTGATACCCTCGATCCTACAGAATCAGCATTATTTGGAGACTTTGATCTTTCCTGACGACCTGGCTCCTTAGTGGGAACACTTAGTACTAGGTTCTGTAAAACTTGTACATAATGATTCAAGTTTTGTTCTTCATCAGGCGTCACAGTTACTCCTTAagggaaaaaaccaaacaataagtaacatttattattatgtatGACATATTGACAGAATCTACTCACCTAAATTTACTTCATATGCCATCACTTAGAAGTTGAGATAAAGAACCAAGAAGTAAAGCACCTTTGACACAGTCAACTCTCatttaaaggaacaaaattattttttcagattcttattaAAACAGATGAGCAAAATTAGTGCAAAAGTTACATATTAACACAATTCTCTATATCTCTTTGTTTTTACTCTCCCATATAACTTATGATTCAGTAGTCAACTTATTAAAACAAAGTTCTTGGTTATGTTCTCTAACACAGTGGTGTGCCGTAGTAGGCTTACAGTGGCTCACCAGAgccaattattaaatttttaggaattttgTGTGCCAGATGGTAAACACAGacattgttaaaaattaaattagggcttccctggtggcgcagtggttgggagtccgcctgccgatgcaggggacacgggttcgtgccccgatcccggaagatcccacatgccgcggagcggctgggcccgcgagccatggccgcggagcctgtgtgtccggagcctgtgctccgcaacgggagaggccacagcagtgagaggcctgcgtacagcaaaaaaaaaaaaaaaaaaaaaaaaattaaattatctgAATTTACAATTAAGTAAATGTATTCAAACAAGGTAATATTCAAAACGTatcacttttatttcattttactattatttatgCTCTTGAGGTTATTTACATCTAGTATGTTATAAATGCTATATAATGGTATGCCATTGTTTATCTCTTTCACCTCCCTGATGAGTGATGTCAAGTAGGTAGTTTGAAATCAACCATGGTGAGAGTATCTGCCTCATGTAAATGGGCAAACACTATAAGTCAGGGTGTACCTACCTCTCGGaaaagccagttgttaaacatttaccggTATACCACTGCCTTCAACTCAGCAAAACTCTAACTACAGCCTGTGGGTCACATCCACCcacatattttcataaataaagcTTTTTTGGAACTCAGTCAGTCTTGCCCCTTTGTTTATGTATTGTGTATGGCTGCTTTTGGCTGCAGCAGTAGAGTTGAATAGTTGGAACAGAGATGATATGGCCTACGAAGCTGAAaatactatctggccctttacagaaaaagtttactgaTTCCTGGTTTAAATCATCAACATTTTACTCTTACAACAAAATGGCGGTTCTATTTATACTGGTATTTTGCAGTATCTGAGTGGTGAAGTCTCTCATTTCCAATGTGGAAAACGGAAAAGATTATTGAATAATATATTCTGAAATTCTGCTCAACTCCCCAACTCCAGAgtcagaagttcttaattttaagtgCTAGAATTTTGTGTTACATGTAAATTTGAATTGATTTCGCCACTATCATGGATACAAACTGATTTAATTCAAGGAAGTAAGTCACTTTTTCCCAAACACTAATGAATAACTTCTATCTGAACCCTCCCTCTGCAGGCAAAATGAAATAACAAACTTTCTGCTCAGGAGGCACTTTTATTCAGCTCTTTGGCAAGCACAAAATAGTCCAAAAACGATTTACCTCCTCTCTTCTTAACTCATCTGTTACAACTTAGAAAGACCAGATGGAATTTTAatcaaaattgaaattatatttctaaattttaaaaatcttaaccaGAACAGTTTAGTGAGTCAATGTGATAGTGGAAAGACACTAGACTTGTCTATGAGATCTAGATTCTAAAAGGAGACTCTGCGTTTTATGTCATGTTCAGAAAAGTCTTGCATACCCCGAGATCCATTTGATGATGATgggtgaaaaaagaaagatatagaACATAAGGTAGATTTGTATATtatccttataattttttttttttttttttgcggtacgcgggcctctcactgttgtggcctctcccgttgcggagcacaggctccggacgcgcaggctcagtggccacggctcacgggcccagcctctccgtggcatgtgggatcttcccggaccggggcacaaacccatgacccctgcatcggcaggaggactctcaaccactgtgccaccagggaagccctatccttatAATTTTTATGAATCAGTGACATAGCATCATACATTTGTCTGTGAACTGAGAACTTTTTTAATGGATTAGAAGCATGACATACCAAATTCATGTGGGCATTTGCCCCAGAGGAGAGGGAATGGGACCGAAGTTGGTTATTAAAGGGGTCAttagcttccctggtggtgcagtggttgagagtc
This sequence is a window from Mesoplodon densirostris isolate mMesDen1 chromosome 4, mMesDen1 primary haplotype, whole genome shotgun sequence. Protein-coding genes within it:
- the SPESP1 gene encoding sperm equatorial segment protein 1, whose translation is MDLTIEQRIDKEYMKRGGKAGVTVTPDEEQNLNHYVQVLQNLVLSVPTKEPGRQERSKSPNNADSVGSRVSKCKEVKFTHDEAPAENDVLINPVSEETTTFPTRGFTLEIEKKKHTKSTAFWSIKPNNISVVLHAKEPYIEKEEPEPEPTVNQTEAPRQLPSVTESFTSQGVTSLSKNTDLDTATEEDVPQLSGNYEMENPEPHNLYNEDISKKIADTGSQGQQVPLPESFKPEYRADIRASKEYLKRSLALAAAAEHKLEKMYKSLMLPLGQSSDGVDDTETVINMLYNSRSKLPEYLDIKYVPPEMRGKATAVFNILKKYIICKSRRNSKPH